The DNA window CCTGTTTTATGCGGTTTGGAAGAATATTCTCAGGTGTAGGTCTGGTCTTACTGGGAGCGGGTTTTCTAAAGTGGAATATGTTTCCAAAATGGCTGGGGATTTTTACTTCATTACTCGGTCTGGTGGTTATGGGCATAATTCTGTTTATCCCTGATTACTGGGAATTTTACAAACCTTTATTCCACATAAAAGTACTTTGGTTATTGGCAATGGGATTTACATTGTTGATAAAGGGAATTAATTATCAGTCTGTATTTAATAATTCCAGTAAAATAGATCTGACCCAGGTAAATGCGGAAAACCTTATAAATGAAATTGAGGTACTGAATTAAAAACAAAACAAATTGAGGCTTTTCATTTTTGAGATTTCAAAAAATGGGAAATTTTCTTTTCTAAAATTTTGAATCTTTAGTAATTATTCAATTCTTGTTACACAGTTTTTCTTAAATTTCCTCACGAAACTTTCGGAATAATAGATTATAGATTAAAGCCAATCATATGAATAATAGTTTTCAATTCAGCCTTTGCATAATTTTTTGTTTAATCTTTATCGCTTGTGAGAGCGAAAATGATTCTTCTTCAAATCCGGTCAAAAATGAAGATATAAGTGGAGAATACGAGGGAAAAATTAATGTAACTAGTGTGGGTATTGGAACCGTGTTATACAGCTTTGAGAGGGACAGTTCAAATATTTTCATAGGATATTATGAAGGAGTTGAATTTGCAGAGCTTAGTGTTACTGGAAACACTTTTCAAGGGGAGCCCTCCAGTGGAAATACATCTTTTTCATCCCTTTCAGGGCAATTGAGTGAAACCGGCATTTTTTTTTCCGGCTCTGATGCCGATGGTAATATAGTTTTCAGCTTCTCAGGAAATAAAATTGAACCCGGTACACGAAAAACCGCAGATATAGTCATTTCCGGAAATGATTATTTGATAACCGGAGAGTCTTGCTCTGAAGCCCCCTTGGACTATATTACCATACATAATTTTGAAAGGATAGGTGCACCAGAATTGGTTTCATTCCTCTCATTAAGTTTTGAAAGTGAACCGAGTCCCGGCACCTATAATGCGGTCTCCAAATCAACTCCTCCTTCAGCGTCTACCTTTAACGGAGATATTTCCATTCAGGGTAGATTTATTGATATAATTGGCGGATCTGTAGAAGTTTCATCAACAAGTCAGGGCTATGAAATATTGTTGGATAATATTGTTTTCGAACCGGATTCTGTCATCACAGTAGTAATGGAAGGTTCCATCGCCTGTGGTTCTTAAATTTATCGAAATTAAAATGTCTTCGAACTGGCAAACAAATCATTCAATAAGCGATAAAGCCATTTATGTAAATCCAGTTTCTTAATGCATTCCTGATAATTCAATAAGATTCGAATAAGTTTCTGCCTTGACAGGTTTTTCAATTTCCTTTCAAGAATAGCAGCTCCTCTCTTATTTGGTTTTTCAATAGACCAAATCAATTTCCAAGGAACACCTTTTCTGGTTGAGAAATTTCCTTTTTCATTATGTTTGATAAGTCTTTTTCTGACATCGACAGTTATGCCTTTATAAAACATGTCAATTCGTTTTGAATAGAGTACATAGACCCAATGCATGGATAAAAGTTGACAATAATTGTAACATTCTTTTGTGCTATTGTGTGAATATGGTCTTCACATGTATGTGCAATTATTTTTCGTATGTAAGATTTCGAGTAGGGTCAGCTTGCTATGAAAA is part of the Hyphobacterium sp. CCMP332 genome and encodes:
- a CDS encoding GIY-YIG nuclease family protein, whose translation is MHWVYVLYSKRIDMFYKGITVDVRKRLIKHNEKGNFSTRKGVPWKLIWSIEKPNKRGAAILERKLKNLSRQKLIRILLNYQECIKKLDLHKWLYRLLNDLFASSKTF